One part of the Chlamydiota bacterium genome encodes these proteins:
- the rplC gene encoding 50S ribosomal protein L3 has protein sequence MGLLGKKLGMTQIFTDDGKAVQVTVVQAGPCTVVQIKNGAGSYQALQLGFDEGKAKSFTKPLQGHFAKAGTPPFKFLREVRLSGDEAKNYAAGQVLGASVFQEGEFVDVCGVSKGKGYAGVIKRHHFGGSPASHGTHEYFRHSGSIGQHSFPGRVFKGLKMAGQLGNARATVQNLKVVKVLEDKNLLLIGGAVPGANGGYIVIRKAVKKKPKAAAKK, from the coding sequence ATGGGGCTCCTGGGCAAGAAGCTTGGGATGACCCAGATATTCACCGACGACGGGAAGGCGGTGCAGGTCACCGTCGTGCAGGCGGGCCCCTGCACGGTCGTCCAGATCAAAAACGGCGCCGGCTCGTATCAGGCGCTGCAGCTCGGTTTCGACGAGGGGAAGGCGAAATCCTTCACCAAGCCGCTCCAGGGACACTTCGCGAAGGCCGGCACCCCGCCGTTCAAGTTTCTCAGGGAGGTGCGCCTTTCGGGAGACGAGGCGAAGAACTACGCCGCCGGCCAGGTCCTCGGCGCCTCCGTCTTCCAGGAAGGGGAATTCGTGGACGTCTGCGGCGTCTCGAAGGGTAAAGGATACGCAGGCGTCATCAAGCGCCACCATTTCGGCGGCTCCCCCGCCTCGCACGGCACGCACGAATATTTCAGGCACAGCGGGTCGATCGGCCAGCACTCGTTCCCCGGCAGGGTCTTCAAGGGGCTGAAGATGGCCGGCCAGCTCGGCAATGCGCGCGCCACCGTCCAGAATCTGAAGGTGGTCAAGGTCCTCGAGGACAAGAACCTGCTCCTCATCGGCGGCGCGGTACCCGGGGCGAACGGCGGCTACATCGTGATCAGGAAGGCGGTCAAGAAGAAGCCGAAGGCGGCGGCGAAGAAGTAG
- a CDS encoding tetratricopeptide repeat protein, translated as MHAPIAVAILTVACSAPGAPPGQERNGPPAGLPGAASSLAEEAETLAAAEALAREEAATRSREEAGNGGEPSGWFSLRRLFGARPHPGLKTEPLRPAPVPVSIRETVSVPRAAPLPLPASAEPGADERQEGVTGMLLGDARALAEHGDGDGAIAVLTALLKRAPESFEAWRLRGGLLLAKGDYRRAVGDYRRAIAAGGGDIDSRYGLGTALEKWAETLDAEGAGEAAAERYRAAAAEYKAVLWKRPDYLPACYSLGCVCARLHNRDDAAHYFRKTLEQAEDDSELARRARYNMKLLGEY; from the coding sequence ATGCACGCGCCCATTGCTGTCGCGATCCTCACGGTGGCCTGCTCCGCTCCCGGCGCACCGCCGGGGCAGGAACGGAACGGCCCGCCCGCCGGGCTCCCAGGGGCGGCGTCCTCCCTTGCGGAGGAGGCCGAGACGCTCGCCGCCGCCGAGGCGCTTGCCAGGGAGGAGGCGGCCACCCGAAGCAGGGAAGAGGCGGGGAACGGGGGGGAGCCGTCGGGCTGGTTTTCGTTGCGCCGCCTCTTCGGGGCGCGGCCGCACCCCGGCCTGAAAACGGAACCGCTGCGTCCCGCGCCCGTTCCGGTGTCGATACGCGAAACCGTATCCGTTCCGCGCGCCGCCCCGCTGCCCCTCCCCGCGTCCGCCGAGCCCGGCGCGGATGAGCGGCAAGAGGGAGTCACGGGGATGCTTCTCGGCGACGCGCGGGCGCTCGCCGAGCACGGGGACGGCGACGGGGCGATCGCGGTGCTCACCGCCCTCCTGAAACGCGCCCCCGAATCCTTCGAGGCGTGGCGCCTGCGCGGGGGGCTGCTGCTCGCGAAGGGGGACTATCGGCGGGCGGTCGGCGATTACCGCAGGGCCATTGCGGCCGGGGGCGGGGACATCGATTCCCGGTATGGCCTCGGGACGGCGCTGGAGAAATGGGCCGAGACGCTCGATGCGGAGGGGGCGGGGGAGGCGGCGGCGGAACGGTACCGCGCCGCGGCCGCCGAGTACAAGGCGGTGCTCTGGAAGCGTCCCGACTACCTCCCCGCATGCTACAGTCTCGGCTGCGTCTGCGCGCGGTTGCACAACAGGGACGACGCGGCCCATTACTTCAGGAAGACGCTGGAACAGGCGGAGGACGATTCGGAACTCGCGCGGCGCGCCCGGTACAACATGAAGCTGTTGGGGGAGTACTGA
- a CDS encoding aspartate aminotransferase family protein encodes MQSRNYTVEEIKKMREEYLLPSTMSYFSTPLEIVRGEMQYVYDAAGRRYLDGFGAVVTISVGHCHPDVIPTVVEQVRTLQHMTTLYYHPAIAVYAKKLAETMPGELKVSFFTNSGCEATELSALLAKNFTKQQEFIALRHSFHGRTLMAMSLTGQSAWRHSLPYVFGVSHAPAGYCYRCPYSLSYPACDLACARQIEEIVKYSTSGRIAAFIAEPIQGFGGVVCPPKEYFEIAYRIVRNYGGLCISDEVQTGFGRTGDRFWGIEQWGCVPDIITMAKGIGNGVPLGAVTTTRPIAESMRGKVHFNTYGGNPVSMTQGFAVLEAIEKHRYPRNAKAMGDLLLDGFKGLQEKHRLIGEVRGMGLMLGIELVRDRATKEPAAKETLRLMDLCKDRGLLIGKGAMAGNVVRIKPPMCIDKGDAEFIIRTLDEGLGIIEKEG; translated from the coding sequence ATGCAGAGCCGGAACTACACGGTCGAGGAGATCAAGAAGATGCGGGAGGAGTACCTCCTCCCGAGCACGATGAGCTACTTCAGCACCCCGCTCGAGATCGTCCGGGGCGAGATGCAGTACGTCTACGACGCCGCGGGGCGGCGGTACCTGGACGGATTCGGGGCCGTCGTCACCATCAGCGTCGGGCACTGCCACCCGGACGTCATCCCCACGGTGGTGGAGCAGGTGCGGACGCTCCAGCACATGACCACACTCTACTACCACCCCGCAATCGCCGTCTACGCGAAGAAGCTCGCGGAGACGATGCCGGGGGAGCTGAAGGTGAGCTTCTTCACCAACAGCGGGTGCGAGGCGACCGAGCTCTCGGCGCTTTTGGCGAAGAACTTCACGAAGCAGCAGGAGTTCATCGCCCTGCGCCACTCGTTCCACGGCCGCACCCTGATGGCGATGAGCCTCACCGGCCAGTCGGCGTGGCGCCACAGCCTCCCCTACGTCTTCGGCGTCTCTCACGCCCCCGCCGGCTACTGCTACCGGTGCCCCTACTCCCTCTCCTATCCGGCCTGCGATCTCGCCTGCGCGCGGCAGATCGAGGAGATCGTCAAATACTCCACCTCGGGCCGCATCGCGGCGTTCATCGCCGAACCGATACAGGGGTTCGGCGGCGTGGTATGCCCCCCGAAGGAGTATTTCGAGATCGCCTACCGGATCGTCCGGAACTACGGGGGCCTCTGCATCTCCGACGAGGTCCAGACCGGCTTCGGGCGCACCGGCGACAGGTTCTGGGGGATCGAGCAGTGGGGCTGCGTGCCCGACATCATCACGATGGCGAAGGGGATCGGGAACGGCGTGCCGCTCGGCGCCGTGACCACGACGCGCCCGATCGCCGAGTCGATGCGGGGGAAGGTGCACTTCAACACCTACGGCGGGAACCCGGTGTCGATGACGCAGGGGTTCGCGGTGCTCGAGGCCATCGAAAAGCACCGTTACCCCCGCAACGCCAAGGCGATGGGGGATCTGCTCCTCGACGGGTTCAAAGGCCTCCAGGAGAAGCATCGCCTCATCGGCGAGGTGCGCGGGATGGGGCTGATGCTCGGGATCGAGCTCGTGCGCGACCGCGCGACCAAGGAACCCGCCGCGAAGGAGACGCTCCGCCTGATGGATCTGTGCAAGGACCGTGGGCTTCTCATCGGCAAGGGGGCGATGGCGGGGAACGTCGTGCGCATCAAGCCGCCGATGTGCATCGACAAGGGGGATGCGGAGTTCATCATCCGCACCCTCGACGAGGGGCTGGGAATCATCGAGAAGGAGGGCTGA
- the hydA gene encoding dihydropyrimidinase, whose amino-acid sequence MCTIIKGGTLVTESDRVEADLVMERGRIVAVGDRLTPRKKAEVVDARGAYVMPGAIDAHVHFQLPFCGTVSSDDFENGTKAAACGGVTTVIDYAIQTKGHPVMEAVANRRREADGNVCVDYSLHAGITDWKDGSGRDLARLVDAGIPTVKMFMIYKDQGWMADDYTLYSALEKTARIGAMIELHAESVFVLDGLVRRYRAARRRLGARGHALSRPAFVESEAVQRAATWAEAAKGRVYIVHVSAGASVDIVKSAQERGVQIYAETCPHYLLLDESVFSRKDGHLFATCPQVKTAADSERLWRGLANGEISLIASDTCTFTKRQKAAWGGDFAKIPFGMPGVETMLPLMHAFGAAKGRFSLNRLVQLVSANPARIHGLYPRKGTLAIGADADVVIFDPKKRFTIAPRRLQSNCDWSPFNGWTLTGYPAMTFSRGRLVARHGRFTGEKGWGRFVKRLPWGGVEGTVKR is encoded by the coding sequence ATGTGCACCATCATCAAGGGCGGGACGCTGGTCACCGAATCCGACCGCGTTGAGGCGGACCTCGTGATGGAACGGGGAAGGATCGTCGCGGTCGGCGACCGCCTCACCCCCCGCAAGAAGGCCGAGGTGGTGGACGCCCGCGGCGCCTACGTCATGCCCGGGGCGATCGACGCGCACGTCCACTTCCAGCTCCCGTTCTGCGGCACGGTCTCTTCCGACGACTTCGAGAACGGCACGAAGGCCGCCGCCTGCGGGGGCGTCACCACCGTCATCGACTACGCGATCCAGACGAAGGGCCACCCCGTGATGGAGGCGGTCGCGAACCGCCGCCGGGAGGCGGACGGAAACGTCTGCGTGGACTACTCCCTCCACGCCGGCATCACCGACTGGAAGGACGGGTCCGGCAGGGACCTCGCCCGCCTCGTGGACGCCGGGATCCCCACCGTGAAGATGTTCATGATCTACAAGGACCAGGGCTGGATGGCCGACGACTACACGCTCTACAGCGCCCTCGAGAAGACCGCGCGGATCGGCGCGATGATCGAGCTCCACGCCGAGAGCGTCTTCGTCCTCGACGGCCTCGTGCGCCGGTATCGCGCGGCGCGCAGGAGACTGGGCGCGCGCGGGCACGCCCTCTCCCGTCCGGCGTTCGTCGAGAGCGAGGCGGTCCAGCGGGCCGCCACGTGGGCGGAGGCCGCGAAGGGGCGCGTCTACATCGTCCACGTCTCGGCCGGCGCCTCCGTCGACATCGTCAAGTCCGCCCAGGAGCGCGGCGTCCAGATCTACGCGGAGACCTGCCCGCACTACCTCCTCCTCGACGAGTCGGTCTTCAGCCGGAAGGACGGACACCTGTTCGCCACCTGCCCCCAGGTCAAGACCGCCGCCGATTCGGAGCGCCTCTGGCGGGGCCTCGCCAACGGGGAGATCTCGCTCATCGCGTCCGACACCTGCACCTTCACGAAACGGCAGAAGGCGGCCTGGGGCGGCGACTTCGCCAAGATCCCCTTCGGGATGCCGGGCGTGGAGACGATGCTCCCGCTGATGCACGCGTTCGGTGCGGCGAAGGGGCGATTCTCCCTGAACCGCCTCGTGCAGCTGGTGAGCGCCAACCCCGCCCGCATCCACGGGCTCTACCCCCGCAAGGGGACGCTCGCCATCGGCGCCGACGCGGACGTGGTGATCTTCGACCCGAAGAAGAGGTTCACCATCGCGCCGCGCCGGCTGCAGTCCAACTGCGACTGGTCCCCGTTCAACGGTTGGACCCTCACCGGGTACCCGGCGATGACCTTCAGCCGCGGTCGGCTCGTCGCCCGCCACGGCAGGTTCACGGGCGAGAAGGGATGGGGGCGTTTCGTCAAACGCCTTCCCTGGGGGGGGGTCGAGGGGACGGTGAAACGCTAG
- the preA gene encoding NAD-dependent dihydropyrimidine dehydrogenase subunit PreA: MATETEHSLLKVDFCGVKFKNPFILASAPPTTTGEMIMRAFDAGWGGAIIKTLVPEGEPVLNVAPRLASLNYGRNRMAVVQNIELVSDRGIKIWLKEIGQMKKRYPDRVVIASIMAAGPAKKDWQELTRRVQGSGADMIECNLGCPHGMPERGMGSICSQDPEITKHITQWVKDISRIPVIIKLTPNITDIKMTAKAAQAGGADAISAINTVAGLLGVDLDTLDPLPSVNGRSTYGGCSGPGMKPIALRAVCEIFKSTSCPVSGIGGVGTWRDAAEFILLGATTVQVCTAVMHWGYRIIDDLCEGLANYMEDRRFSSIEKMVGLAAQKITMHEALSRDHRVVSSIDDESCIGCGLCHVACRDSAYQAIDWDAKKRQPTVHEERCTGCSLCAHVCPVDDCITMKRSTVPLKKH; encoded by the coding sequence ATGGCAACCGAAACGGAGCATTCGCTTCTCAAGGTCGACTTCTGCGGCGTGAAGTTCAAGAACCCGTTCATACTCGCCTCCGCGCCGCCCACCACCACCGGCGAGATGATCATGCGCGCCTTCGACGCCGGGTGGGGGGGCGCCATCATCAAGACGCTGGTCCCCGAGGGGGAACCGGTGCTGAACGTCGCCCCGCGGCTCGCCTCGCTCAACTACGGCAGGAACCGGATGGCGGTCGTCCAGAACATCGAGCTCGTGAGCGACCGCGGCATCAAGATCTGGCTGAAGGAGATCGGCCAGATGAAGAAGCGCTACCCCGACCGTGTCGTCATCGCCAGCATCATGGCCGCGGGCCCCGCCAAGAAGGACTGGCAGGAGCTCACCCGTCGCGTGCAGGGCAGCGGCGCCGACATGATCGAGTGCAACCTCGGCTGCCCGCACGGGATGCCCGAGCGCGGGATGGGAAGCATCTGCAGCCAGGACCCGGAGATCACCAAGCACATCACCCAGTGGGTCAAGGACATCTCCCGGATCCCCGTCATCATCAAGCTCACCCCGAACATCACCGACATCAAGATGACGGCGAAGGCCGCGCAGGCGGGCGGCGCGGACGCGATCTCCGCGATCAACACCGTCGCGGGGCTGCTCGGCGTCGATCTCGACACGCTCGACCCGCTCCCCTCGGTCAACGGGCGCAGCACCTACGGCGGCTGCTCGGGGCCGGGGATGAAGCCGATCGCCCTGCGGGCGGTCTGCGAGATCTTCAAGTCCACCAGCTGCCCCGTCTCGGGGATCGGCGGGGTCGGGACCTGGCGCGACGCGGCGGAGTTCATCCTCCTCGGCGCCACCACCGTCCAGGTCTGCACCGCGGTGATGCACTGGGGGTACCGGATCATCGACGACCTCTGCGAGGGGCTCGCCAACTACATGGAGGACCGGCGCTTCTCCTCGATCGAGAAGATGGTCGGGCTGGCCGCGCAGAAGATCACGATGCACGAGGCGTTGAGCCGCGACCACCGCGTGGTGTCGAGCATCGACGACGAGTCGTGCATCGGCTGCGGGCTCTGCCACGTCGCCTGCCGCGACTCGGCGTACCAGGCGATCGACTGGGACGCGAAGAAGCGCCAGCCGACGGTACACGAGGAGCGCTGCACCGGTTGCAGCCTCTGCGCGCACGTCTGCCCCGTCGACGACTGCATCACGATGAAGCGGTCGACGGTGCCGCTGAAGAAGCACTGA
- a CDS encoding FAD-dependent oxidoreductase, producing the protein MSVTRSTERPVKERTRDFQEILKPVPHNLARKEAVRCNYCLEAPCSSGCPSGVDVSAFIRRIHVGDLKSAIRIIREANPFASVCGRICPADEFCIGACRNQFATSPLDIATLQRYVADLDLVGGIRPFAVEPRKGAKKVACVGAGPAGLTCAIECAKRGHHVTVFEQNRKAGGMLTYGIPSYRLDQRIVDAEIEAIRKSGVNIVTGKKIAGLAALKASGFAAVFIGTGAWKSRWQNLEQTKLDGVWDALDFIAAAKFGPKKPRVGETVAIFGAGNTAMDCAGSALRLGAARVLVIYRRGMAEMPAWEAEVAMTFREGTEFMFLTAPKKVLGKKRVEAVECIKMKLGPKDESGRPRPVPIPGSEFIVKADTVVQALGQDPDAALHKAFGLKTDARGRIKTKANGLTSIPGVFAGGDAVNGGATAVEAVAAGKAAAEAIDRYLRKR; encoded by the coding sequence ATGAGCGTGACGCGTTCGACTGAGCGGCCCGTCAAGGAACGCACCCGGGATTTTCAGGAGATCCTCAAACCGGTCCCGCACAACCTCGCCCGCAAGGAGGCCGTCCGCTGCAACTACTGCCTCGAGGCGCCGTGCAGCAGCGGCTGCCCGAGCGGCGTGGACGTGAGCGCATTCATCCGGCGGATCCACGTGGGCGACCTCAAGAGCGCCATCCGCATCATCAGGGAGGCGAACCCGTTCGCCAGCGTCTGCGGGCGCATCTGCCCCGCCGACGAGTTCTGCATCGGCGCCTGCCGCAACCAGTTCGCCACCTCCCCCCTCGACATCGCCACGCTGCAGCGCTACGTCGCGGATCTCGATCTCGTGGGCGGCATACGCCCGTTCGCGGTCGAGCCCCGCAAGGGGGCGAAGAAGGTCGCCTGCGTCGGCGCCGGACCGGCCGGGCTCACCTGCGCCATCGAGTGCGCCAAGCGCGGCCACCACGTCACCGTCTTCGAGCAGAACCGCAAGGCGGGGGGGATGCTCACCTACGGCATCCCCTCGTACCGGCTCGACCAGCGGATCGTCGACGCGGAGATCGAGGCGATCCGGAAGTCGGGTGTCAACATCGTCACCGGGAAGAAGATCGCCGGCCTCGCCGCCTTGAAGGCGTCGGGCTTCGCCGCGGTCTTCATCGGCACCGGGGCTTGGAAATCCCGCTGGCAGAACCTCGAGCAGACGAAGCTGGACGGCGTCTGGGACGCCCTCGACTTCATCGCCGCCGCCAAGTTCGGCCCGAAGAAGCCGCGGGTCGGCGAGACGGTCGCCATCTTCGGCGCGGGCAACACCGCGATGGATTGCGCCGGCTCCGCGCTCCGTCTCGGCGCCGCGCGCGTCCTCGTCATCTACCGCCGCGGGATGGCGGAGATGCCCGCATGGGAGGCCGAGGTCGCGATGACCTTCCGCGAGGGGACCGAGTTCATGTTCCTGACCGCCCCGAAGAAGGTCCTCGGGAAGAAGCGGGTCGAGGCGGTGGAGTGCATCAAGATGAAGCTGGGCCCCAAAGACGAGTCCGGGCGCCCGCGCCCCGTCCCGATCCCCGGTTCCGAGTTCATCGTGAAGGCGGACACCGTCGTCCAGGCGCTCGGCCAGGACCCGGACGCGGCGCTCCATAAGGCGTTCGGCCTCAAGACCGACGCGCGCGGCCGCATCAAGACGAAGGCGAACGGCCTCACCAGCATCCCCGGCGTCTTCGCCGGGGGCGACGCGGTGAACGGAGGCGCCACCGCCGTCGAGGCCGTGGCCGCCGGCAAGGCGGCCGCGGAGGCGATCGACCGGTACCTGAGGAAACGCTAG
- a CDS encoding SGNH/GDSL hydrolase family protein has protein sequence MQHCARAKIYALAISTVVTLAAAEVLLRACHYHRYGIPFSFSEYSRCDPVLGWRGKLVSEGASPRAPRIFVLGDSFTQGVGVPEEKLYYTVLGRALGAGISAYSASGYGTLQEYLALDRYLDRVKPDLIILQVCYNDFINNSWDLERASYFNNNLLIRPYWVHGRIEYRFPRRAGGVRVFLASHSRLCSVLITRLEKARALLAQNGILHSVEGPMARGMEYPDFARSVSVTEELIGKIKRRAGATHVIAFPVDLHPPCFEQFSRIFGREKIPFIDEVPLRIREEERRGTVLKLPDGAHYNEAGHRICGEVLAEAILKNGYLVRRPPAATVRDTYGVLCYPPTPCLPAGRLPLKGEGE, from the coding sequence ATGCAACATTGCGCGCGCGCGAAGATCTATGCACTGGCCATCTCCACGGTCGTCACCCTTGCCGCCGCGGAGGTGCTGCTGCGGGCATGTCACTACCACCGCTACGGCATTCCGTTCTCCTTCTCGGAATATTCCCGGTGCGATCCGGTGCTCGGCTGGCGGGGGAAGCTGGTATCAGAGGGGGCCTCCCCTCGCGCGCCGCGGATATTCGTCCTCGGCGACTCTTTCACCCAGGGCGTCGGCGTCCCAGAGGAGAAGCTGTACTACACCGTCCTCGGGCGCGCCCTCGGCGCCGGAATTTCCGCCTACAGCGCAAGCGGCTACGGGACCCTCCAGGAATACCTCGCGCTCGACCGGTACCTCGATCGGGTGAAGCCCGACCTAATCATACTGCAGGTGTGTTATAACGACTTCATCAACAACTCGTGGGACCTCGAACGCGCAAGCTACTTCAACAACAACCTCCTGATACGCCCCTACTGGGTGCACGGGAGGATCGAGTACCGCTTCCCACGGCGAGCGGGGGGGGTACGGGTGTTCCTGGCTTCGCATTCGAGGCTCTGCTCCGTGCTGATCACCCGATTGGAAAAAGCGCGCGCCCTGCTTGCACAGAACGGGATCCTGCACAGCGTCGAAGGGCCGATGGCACGGGGGATGGAGTATCCCGATTTCGCGCGCTCCGTCTCCGTCACCGAGGAGCTGATCGGGAAGATCAAGAGGCGGGCCGGGGCGACGCACGTCATCGCCTTCCCCGTGGACCTTCACCCCCCGTGCTTCGAACAGTTCAGCCGAATATTCGGTCGCGAGAAGATCCCCTTCATCGACGAGGTGCCCCTGCGGATACGGGAGGAGGAGCGCAGGGGCACCGTGCTGAAGCTGCCCGATGGGGCGCACTACAACGAGGCGGGGCACCGCATCTGCGGCGAGGTGCTGGCAGAGGCGATCCTCAAGAACGGATACCTGGTAAGACGTCCGCCCGCCGCCACCGTAAGGGACACTTATGGGGTGCTTTGTTATCCCCCCACCCCCTGCCTTCCGGCAGGCAGGCTCCCCCTCAAGGGGGAAGGGGAATAA
- a CDS encoding acyltransferase — MKPADVSRELAAIKEAMVRKHLARIGEAAKRGVQVCCLQEIFFGPYFCSKHDKRWYRTAEPIPGPTVKRMQAAAKKHGMVLVVPLYEVTITGVYYNTAAVIDADGKLVGIYRKNHIPNVEPGFLEKFYFKPGNLGYPVFETAVGTIGVYICYDRHFPEGARILALHGAWLILNPSATVRGLSRHLWELEQPAHAVANGIYVGAVNRVGVEAPWNFGKFYGASYFCDPRGKIIAQGGEDRDEIVVADMDLDLLREVRDEWQFFRDRRPDTYGDLVKQLP, encoded by the coding sequence ATGAAGCCCGCCGACGTCTCCAGGGAGCTAGCCGCGATCAAGGAGGCGATGGTGCGCAAGCACCTCGCCCGTATCGGCGAGGCCGCCAAACGCGGCGTGCAGGTCTGCTGCCTCCAGGAGATCTTCTTCGGCCCCTACTTCTGCAGCAAGCACGACAAGCGCTGGTACCGCACCGCCGAGCCGATCCCCGGCCCCACCGTCAAGCGCATGCAGGCCGCGGCGAAGAAGCACGGGATGGTTCTGGTCGTCCCCCTCTACGAGGTCACGATCACCGGCGTCTACTACAACACCGCCGCGGTGATCGACGCCGACGGGAAGCTCGTCGGGATCTACCGCAAGAACCATATCCCCAACGTCGAACCCGGTTTCTTAGAGAAATTTTATTTCAAGCCCGGCAATCTCGGCTACCCGGTATTCGAGACCGCCGTGGGGACGATCGGCGTCTACATCTGCTACGACCGGCACTTCCCCGAGGGGGCGCGCATCCTCGCCCTGCACGGGGCCTGGCTCATCCTCAACCCCTCCGCGACCGTCCGCGGCCTTTCCAGACACCTCTGGGAGCTCGAGCAGCCCGCGCACGCCGTGGCGAACGGGATCTACGTCGGCGCCGTCAACCGCGTCGGCGTCGAGGCCCCGTGGAACTTCGGCAAGTTCTACGGCGCCTCCTACTTCTGCGACCCGCGCGGCAAGATCATCGCACAGGGGGGAGAGGACCGCGACGAGATCGTCGTGGCGGACATGGACCTCGACCTGCTCAGGGAGGTCCGGGACGAATGGCAGTTCTTCCGCGACCGCCGTCCCGACACCTACGGCGACCTGGTGAAGCAGCTGCCGTAG
- a CDS encoding DUF2877 domain-containing protein, translated as MRAIQAASIDRELAGALRRGGRRGEVLSTHRKAAYLAAQDGRLVVLAGEEAGNGPGFVVVPGVSSFAAGPGAVVPGEPWEAAGSLLVVGGGRLGIETEGATAWDAELRILPLRNGARERADAALEIAQAGRPAGALGALIGDLAAIAAGGTPRGCGTVERRVRLLADALAAGSGVAAAASALVGLGDGLTPSCDDLLAGLAGTLRLFSGDRRHGAWARGALAAVAVSVEEAGSRTTPVSRHFLRAAARGRFAERPKNLLEAVRGGGEKTVAEAAVRMLHCGATSGADLVFGVALGFLVLSRREKEGL; from the coding sequence GTGAGAGCGATTCAGGCGGCGTCGATCGATCGCGAACTTGCAGGTGCGCTCCGCCGCGGGGGGCGTCGCGGCGAGGTTCTCTCCACGCACCGGAAGGCGGCGTATCTGGCGGCGCAGGACGGGCGGCTGGTTGTCCTTGCGGGAGAGGAGGCCGGCAACGGCCCCGGGTTTGTCGTCGTGCCGGGCGTCTCCTCGTTTGCCGCGGGGCCGGGTGCGGTGGTCCCGGGCGAGCCGTGGGAGGCGGCAGGGTCGCTCCTGGTCGTCGGCGGGGGGCGGCTGGGGATCGAAACGGAGGGGGCCACGGCGTGGGATGCCGAATTGCGAATCCTCCCGTTACGAAATGGTGCCCGGGAGCGGGCGGATGCGGCGCTCGAAATCGCGCAGGCGGGGCGTCCCGCGGGGGCGCTCGGCGCGCTCATCGGCGATCTCGCCGCGATCGCCGCGGGGGGGACGCCGCGCGGGTGCGGCACGGTCGAGCGGAGGGTCCGCCTGCTCGCGGACGCCCTCGCGGCGGGGAGCGGGGTCGCGGCCGCCGCGTCCGCCCTCGTCGGCCTCGGGGACGGGCTCACCCCCTCCTGCGACGATCTGCTCGCCGGTCTCGCCGGGACGCTTCGACTCTTCTCCGGGGACCGGCGCCACGGGGCGTGGGCGCGCGGCGCGCTCGCGGCGGTCGCCGTGTCGGTCGAGGAGGCGGGAAGCCGTACCACCCCCGTCTCCCGGCATTTCCTGCGGGCGGCGGCGCGCGGGCGCTTCGCGGAGCGGCCGAAAAATCTTCTCGAGGCGGTGCGCGGCGGCGGCGAGAAAACGGTGGCGGAGGCGGCGGTTCGGATGCTACACTGTGGAGCCACGTCGGGCGCGGACCTGGTCTTCGGCGTCGCGCTGGGGTTTCTCGTCCTGTCCCGCCGCGAAAAGGAGGGGTTATGA
- a CDS encoding cyclase family protein, with amino-acid sequence MKLKMYDLTQPLSDLTPAWPTYEPLQVKFFKRLAPNGANGQLVTHSNHVGTHLDGSLHFCTHGRDIASIPLEELVSDGVIVDLSDIAEDYGIYTSKQITDRVEVRKGDILIINTGYHRYAWDQPAADEVRYMVKHPGPQREFSRWCQQMKFKWIGVDCGSADHPMNTKIREWMPKQAAECEAYFQKRYGKSIDDLFPPDHYQLMHIDLFPQDIIHAENLGGEIDKVLNRRMVIGCFPWRWVGGESSICRIVAFDMK; translated from the coding sequence ATGAAACTGAAGATGTACGATCTGACGCAGCCGCTGAGCGACCTCACCCCCGCCTGGCCGACCTACGAGCCGCTGCAGGTGAAGTTCTTCAAGCGCCTCGCTCCCAACGGCGCCAACGGACAGCTCGTGACGCACTCCAACCACGTGGGCACCCACCTCGACGGCTCCCTGCACTTCTGCACGCACGGCCGCGACATCGCTTCGATCCCGCTCGAGGAGCTCGTGAGCGACGGCGTGATCGTGGACCTGAGCGACATCGCCGAGGACTACGGCATCTACACCTCCAAGCAGATCACCGACCGGGTCGAGGTGCGGAAGGGCGATATCCTGATCATCAACACCGGGTACCATCGGTACGCGTGGGACCAGCCTGCGGCCGACGAGGTCCGCTACATGGTGAAGCACCCGGGCCCGCAGCGGGAGTTCTCGCGCTGGTGCCAGCAGATGAAGTTCAAGTGGATCGGGGTCGACTGCGGCTCGGCGGACCACCCGATGAACACGAAGATACGCGAGTGGATGCCGAAGCAGGCCGCCGAGTGCGAGGCGTACTTCCAGAAGAGGTACGGCAAGTCCATCGACGACCTGTTCCCGCCAGACCATTACCAGCTGATGCACATCGACCTCTTCCCGCAGGACATCATCCACGCCGAGAATCTCGGCGGGGAGATCGACAAGGTGCTGAACCGCCGGATGGTCATCGGCTGCTTCCCCTGGCGCTGGGTCGGCGGGGAGTCGTCGATCTGCCGCATCGTGGCGTTCGACATGAAGTAG